One part of the Rhodococcus oxybenzonivorans genome encodes these proteins:
- a CDS encoding GntR family transcriptional regulator: MSVAQPPVMEVQSVSGTNADRAYEIVRERLVMLDIRPGEPINDDRLAEELGFGRTPVREALKRLERERLVVAYPRRGTFATAVDMTDLADISEIRKQLEPTAAARAARSASQDARARLSVLADEIAEIDDSEDPREVLRKDVRVHREIYRASNNPHLEDILVSLDAHATRIWCLFLDRLPDVAGHVREHVALLHAIVDGDEDTASSLTRAHVTGFEKAIRDLL; the protein is encoded by the coding sequence ATGAGCGTGGCGCAGCCGCCGGTTATGGAAGTTCAATCCGTAAGCGGCACCAATGCCGACCGTGCGTACGAGATCGTGCGGGAACGCCTGGTCATGCTGGACATCCGCCCTGGCGAGCCGATCAATGACGACCGGCTCGCCGAGGAACTCGGATTCGGACGAACACCGGTGCGGGAAGCGCTCAAGCGGCTCGAGCGGGAGCGTCTCGTCGTCGCGTACCCGCGTCGCGGCACGTTCGCCACCGCCGTCGACATGACCGACCTCGCCGACATTTCCGAAATCCGTAAGCAACTCGAACCCACCGCGGCCGCCCGCGCGGCACGGAGCGCGTCCCAGGATGCGCGGGCGCGGCTGTCCGTGCTCGCCGACGAGATCGCCGAGATCGATGACAGTGAGGACCCACGCGAAGTCCTGCGCAAGGACGTGCGCGTCCATCGCGAGATCTATCGAGCGTCCAACAACCCCCACCTCGAGGACATCCTCGTCAGCCTCGACGCACACGCCACCCGCATCTGGTGCCTCTTCCTCGACCGGTTGCCGGACGTCGCCGGCCACGTGCGCGAGCACGTAGCGCTGCTCCACGCCATCGTCGACGGGGACGAGGACACCGCCTCGTCCCTCACCCGCGCCCACGTCACCGGCTTCGAGAAAGCCATCCGCGACCTGCTGTAG
- a CDS encoding sarcosine oxidase subunit beta family protein: MSATQPPGAHLPDHPDFLWRNPEPKKSYDVVIVGGGGHGLATAHYLAKNHGITNVAVLEKGWLAGGNMARNTTLIRSNYLWDESAKIYEHALKLWEGLEDDLDYPILFSQRGVLNLAHSLQDVRDSVRRVEANKLNGIDAEWVGPDEVKKLCPLVNISSDIRYPVLGATYQPRAGIAKHDYVAWGFARRADEAGIDIIQNCEVTGFVTDGNKVTGVRTTRGDIVAGQVALCAAGHTSTLTDMLGIRTPVQSHPLQALVSELLEPVHPTIVMSNAIHVYVSQAHKGELVMGAGVDSYNGYGQRGAFHIIERQMAAAVELFPVFARAHLLRTWGGIVDVCPDASPIVGRTPYDNVYLNCGWGTGGFKATPGLGWCLADTIANDEPHEFIAPFSLDRFVTGALVDEHGAAAVAH; this comes from the coding sequence ATGAGTGCCACCCAGCCGCCCGGCGCCCACCTGCCCGATCACCCCGACTTCCTGTGGCGTAACCCGGAACCGAAGAAGTCGTACGATGTCGTGATCGTCGGCGGCGGCGGACACGGCCTGGCCACCGCCCACTACCTCGCCAAGAATCACGGCATCACCAACGTCGCGGTCCTGGAGAAGGGCTGGCTCGCGGGCGGAAACATGGCCCGCAACACCACGCTGATCCGCTCGAACTATCTGTGGGACGAGAGTGCGAAGATTTACGAGCACGCGCTCAAGCTGTGGGAGGGCCTCGAGGACGACCTCGACTACCCGATCCTGTTCAGCCAGCGCGGCGTCCTCAATCTCGCGCACAGCCTGCAGGACGTCCGCGACAGCGTCCGCCGGGTGGAGGCGAACAAGCTCAACGGCATCGACGCCGAGTGGGTCGGACCCGACGAGGTCAAGAAGCTGTGCCCGCTGGTGAACATCTCGAGCGACATCCGCTACCCCGTCCTCGGCGCGACGTATCAGCCGCGGGCCGGCATCGCCAAACATGACTACGTGGCCTGGGGATTCGCGCGCCGCGCCGACGAGGCGGGCATCGACATCATCCAAAACTGTGAGGTCACCGGATTCGTCACGGACGGCAACAAGGTGACCGGGGTGCGCACCACCCGCGGCGACATCGTGGCCGGGCAGGTAGCGCTGTGCGCTGCCGGGCACACCTCGACGCTCACCGACATGCTCGGCATCCGCACCCCGGTGCAGAGTCACCCGTTGCAGGCACTGGTTTCCGAACTGCTCGAGCCCGTACACCCGACCATCGTGATGTCCAACGCGATCCACGTCTACGTCTCGCAGGCGCACAAGGGTGAATTGGTGATGGGCGCCGGTGTCGACTCCTACAACGGCTACGGCCAGCGCGGCGCGTTCCACATCATCGAACGGCAGATGGCGGCCGCGGTCGAGTTGTTCCCCGTCTTCGCCCGCGCGCACCTGCTGCGCACCTGGGGCGGCATCGTCGACGTGTGCCCCGACGCCTCCCCGATTGTCGGACGCACCCCGTACGACAACGTATACCTCAACTGTGGTTGGGGCACTGGTGGATTCAAGGCCACCCCGGGATTGGGCTGGTGCCTGGCGGACACGATCGCCAACGACGAACCGCACGAGTTCATCGCGCCGTTCAGCCTCGACCGGTTCGTCACCGGTGCCCTCGTCGACGAGCACGGCGCTGCGGCCGTCGCGCACTGA
- a CDS encoding sarcosine oxidase subunit delta: MQLIECPWCGPREETEFHYGGEAHVVYPEDPESLTDEQWAHFVFFRANPKGLFAERWNHSAGCRRWFNAVRDTATYRFHSVYRLDEQKPTIS, translated from the coding sequence ATGCAACTCATCGAATGCCCGTGGTGCGGACCCCGTGAGGAAACCGAGTTCCACTACGGCGGCGAAGCCCACGTCGTGTACCCGGAAGACCCCGAATCGTTGACCGACGAACAATGGGCACACTTCGTGTTCTTCCGTGCGAACCCGAAAGGTCTTTTCGCGGAACGGTGGAACCACAGCGCTGGCTGCCGGCGCTGGTTCAACGCCGTACGTGACACCGCCACCTACCGATTCCACAGCGTCTACCGCTTGGACGAGCAGAAGCCGACGATATCGTGA
- a CDS encoding 2Fe-2S iron-sulfur cluster-binding protein: MNAPFRTRQGGRLDRDTSYTFTFDGRELTGHPGDTLGSALLANGVHQITTSIKLGRPRGITAAWAEDTGGLVQIEEPFPEPMLLATTIELFDGLVARGIPGQGRLATIADSAKYDATHVHTDLLVAGAGPAGLAAALTAARAGARVVLVDEQNEAGGDLLGSTDLIDGAPALDWVAAAVAELATFPDVLHLQRTTAFGNYDDGFVLALERRTDHLGAEAPTALSRQRVWRIRARHIVVAAGAHERPVVFTDNDRPGIMLAHGARTFLHRYGVKVGEQAVVFTTNDSAYEAAIDLHDAGVRINAIVEAREHAPARWQAECDKRGITIRTASVVSGTRGNGRISHAVVSQRADNGTPVPLACDVLLVSGGWNPAVHLFSQARGKLRYDDNLGAFVPGETLDGVSVTGSANGVFDLEGCLRDGQHVGAAAVRNLGFTASVTDVDTVDRHAANDSGLAPLVLWRVPDTAGEDTQFVDVQRDATVADLARAVGAGMTSMEHIKRYTTIGTAHDQGKTSGVISSGITAELLGRPIETLGTTTFRPPYTPVAFAALAGRSRGALFDPERVTALHDWHVGRGAVFEDVGQWKRPRYYPLPGEDMDAAVLRECAAVRRSIGILDGSTLGKIDVQGPDAGVLLDMVYTNMMSTLKVGMVRYGVMCGVDGMVIDDGTVMRLDDDRFQVFTTTGGAAKILDWMEEWLQTEWPHLKVRLTSVTEQWATFPVVGPRSRDVIGEVFPDLDVTNDAFPFMAWRDTSLGDVHVRVARISFSGELAFEVNVNGWHAPAVWARLIAAGEKFDITPYGTETMHVLRAEKGYPIIGQDTDGTVTPQDLGMSWAVSKKKRDFIGKRSFSREENQNPLRKQFVGLLPLDKQTVLPEGAQIIEEIPDGVLPPPPVPMLGHVTSSYLSAELGRPFGLALVKGGRARLGDTLHVPVNGNLVAVEVTSSVLVDPEGARRDG, from the coding sequence GTGAACGCACCCTTCCGCACCCGCCAGGGCGGTCGCCTCGACCGCGACACCTCCTACACCTTCACGTTCGACGGCCGGGAACTGACCGGTCACCCCGGTGACACGCTCGGTTCGGCCCTGCTCGCGAACGGCGTCCACCAGATCACCACGAGCATCAAACTCGGCCGGCCCCGCGGCATCACCGCGGCGTGGGCGGAGGACACCGGCGGCCTCGTGCAGATCGAGGAGCCGTTCCCCGAGCCGATGCTGCTCGCGACCACCATCGAGTTGTTCGACGGCCTCGTCGCCCGCGGCATCCCCGGTCAGGGACGTCTTGCCACGATCGCCGATTCGGCGAAATACGACGCCACGCACGTCCACACCGACCTCCTGGTCGCCGGCGCCGGCCCGGCGGGTCTCGCCGCGGCGCTCACCGCCGCCCGGGCGGGCGCGCGGGTGGTGCTCGTCGACGAGCAGAACGAAGCCGGCGGAGACCTGCTCGGGTCCACCGACCTCATCGACGGCGCTCCCGCCCTCGACTGGGTGGCCGCCGCGGTCGCCGAGCTCGCCACCTTCCCGGATGTGCTGCACCTGCAGCGCACCACCGCATTCGGCAACTACGACGACGGTTTCGTCCTCGCGCTCGAGCGTCGCACCGACCATCTCGGTGCCGAAGCCCCCACCGCGCTGAGCCGGCAACGCGTGTGGCGGATCCGGGCCCGGCACATCGTCGTCGCGGCCGGCGCCCACGAGCGTCCCGTCGTCTTCACCGACAACGATCGCCCCGGCATCATGCTCGCGCACGGTGCCCGCACCTTCCTGCACCGCTACGGCGTCAAGGTCGGCGAGCAGGCCGTTGTGTTCACCACCAACGACAGCGCCTACGAAGCGGCGATCGACCTGCACGACGCCGGTGTTCGCATCAACGCGATCGTCGAGGCCCGCGAACACGCACCCGCCCGCTGGCAGGCCGAATGCGACAAGCGGGGCATCACCATTCGCACTGCGTCGGTGGTGTCCGGCACCCGCGGCAACGGCCGGATCAGTCACGCCGTCGTGTCACAACGCGCGGACAACGGCACCCCAGTTCCCCTCGCCTGCGACGTCCTACTCGTCAGCGGCGGTTGGAACCCGGCCGTGCACCTGTTCTCCCAGGCCCGCGGCAAACTCCGCTACGACGACAACCTGGGCGCCTTCGTCCCCGGCGAGACCCTTGACGGAGTCTCCGTCACCGGATCCGCGAACGGTGTGTTCGATCTGGAGGGGTGCCTGCGCGACGGCCAGCACGTGGGCGCCGCTGCCGTGCGCAATCTCGGGTTCACGGCCTCCGTCACCGATGTCGATACTGTCGACCGTCATGCGGCGAACGACAGTGGCTTGGCGCCGCTGGTGTTGTGGCGGGTGCCCGACACCGCCGGCGAGGACACCCAGTTCGTCGACGTGCAGCGTGACGCGACGGTTGCCGACCTCGCCCGCGCGGTCGGTGCCGGGATGACGTCGATGGAGCACATCAAGCGCTACACGACCATCGGCACCGCACACGATCAGGGCAAGACCTCCGGGGTGATCTCCTCCGGCATCACGGCCGAACTGCTCGGCAGGCCGATCGAGACATTGGGCACCACCACATTCCGACCGCCGTACACCCCGGTCGCGTTCGCCGCCCTCGCCGGCCGCAGCCGCGGCGCCCTCTTCGACCCCGAACGGGTGACGGCACTGCACGATTGGCACGTCGGACGGGGCGCGGTGTTCGAGGACGTCGGCCAGTGGAAGCGTCCCCGCTACTATCCGCTGCCCGGGGAGGACATGGATGCCGCCGTGCTGCGCGAATGCGCCGCCGTGCGCCGCAGCATCGGCATCCTCGACGGCTCGACCCTCGGTAAGATCGACGTTCAGGGTCCCGACGCCGGGGTGCTGCTCGACATGGTCTACACGAACATGATGAGCACACTGAAGGTCGGCATGGTCCGTTACGGCGTCATGTGCGGCGTCGACGGCATGGTCATCGACGACGGCACCGTGATGCGCCTGGACGACGACCGGTTCCAGGTCTTCACCACCACCGGCGGCGCCGCGAAGATCCTCGACTGGATGGAGGAATGGCTGCAGACGGAATGGCCCCACCTGAAGGTGCGGCTCACCTCGGTCACCGAACAGTGGGCCACGTTCCCCGTCGTCGGACCGCGCTCCCGCGACGTGATCGGTGAGGTCTTTCCCGACCTCGACGTCACCAACGACGCGTTCCCGTTCATGGCGTGGCGCGACACCTCCCTCGGCGACGTCCACGTGCGGGTCGCGCGGATCAGCTTCTCCGGCGAACTCGCCTTCGAAGTCAACGTCAACGGCTGGCACGCACCCGCCGTCTGGGCACGGCTGATCGCCGCGGGCGAAAAATTCGACATCACCCCGTACGGCACCGAAACCATGCACGTGCTGCGCGCCGAGAAGGGGTACCCGATCATCGGTCAGGACACCGACGGCACGGTCACTCCGCAGGACCTCGGGATGAGCTGGGCCGTGTCGAAGAAGAAGCGCGACTTCATCGGGAAGCGCTCCTTCTCCCGTGAGGAGAACCAGAACCCGCTGCGCAAGCAGTTCGTCGGGCTGCTACCCCTCGACAAGCAGACCGTGCTGCCCGAGGGCGCGCAGATCATCGAAGAGATCCCCGACGGCGTCCTGCCGCCTCCACCGGTGCCGATGCTCGGCCACGTCACGTCGAGCTACCTCAGCGCCGAACTCGGCCGCCCGTTCGGACTCGCCCTCGTCAAGGGTGGGCGGGCCCGGCTCGGCGACACCCTGCACGTCCCGGTGAACGGAAACCTGGTCGCCGTCGAGGTCACCAGCTCCGTCCTCGTTGATCCAGAAGGAGCACGTCGCGATGGCTGA
- a CDS encoding sarcosine oxidase subunit gamma, producing the protein MADTLVPLSPLHGWDQKFSELPESVSLTEEPFVTMVDLWVDLAGPGGSAASNILGVDLPTAPSTCIEGDAATAIWLGPDEFLITTRSQAPEEVEVQLRSAVTPHGGAAIDVSAQRTTLRLRGTHARDVLAKGCSIDLHPKVLGPGAAVQTMLALAGVVLIPLDSTGTDYRILVRSSFARYLAEWLIDAAEEFGIVPV; encoded by the coding sequence ATGGCTGACACCCTCGTCCCCCTCAGCCCCCTGCACGGCTGGGACCAGAAATTCTCCGAGCTCCCCGAATCGGTGAGCCTCACCGAGGAACCGTTCGTCACAATGGTCGACCTGTGGGTGGACCTGGCCGGGCCGGGCGGCTCTGCGGCATCGAACATACTGGGCGTGGACCTGCCCACCGCGCCCTCCACCTGCATCGAGGGCGATGCAGCGACCGCGATCTGGCTCGGCCCCGACGAGTTCCTGATCACCACCCGATCCCAGGCACCCGAAGAGGTCGAGGTTCAACTCCGCAGCGCGGTGACCCCACACGGTGGCGCCGCGATCGACGTCTCCGCACAGCGCACCACCCTGCGCCTACGCGGAACCCACGCCCGAGATGTCCTCGCGAAAGGATGCTCGATCGACCTGCACCCCAAGGTCCTCGGGCCTGGCGCCGCGGTCCAGACGATGCTCGCTCTTGCCGGCGTCGTCCTCATCCCGCTCGACAGCACCGGCACCGACTACCGGATCCTCGTGCGGTCGTCGTTCGCCCGATACCTCGCGGAATGGCTGATCGACGCCGCCGAAGAATTTGGCATCGTTCCCGTGTAA
- the folP gene encoding dihydropteroate synthase, protein MATSPTLTATRTDRLLDALARDVPLVCGIVNVTPDSFSDGGLYLDTAAAVEHALTLVAEGAELLDVGGESTRPGSRPPSVADEITRVIPVVAELARRTTVPISVDTSRPDVMREAVTAGASMINDVRALRLPGALRAAAELDVPVCLMHMRGDPDTMQNSPEYGEVVTEVRGFLLDRVAACLDAGIPLEHIMVDPGFGFGKTLTHNLALLSELRQITDLGVPVMAGLSRKGMLGTITGRGVDDRQAASVAAAMIAAQNGAAVLRVHDVAATVDAVAVLTCVRGAMVRR, encoded by the coding sequence ATGGCTACGTCCCCGACGCTCACCGCCACCCGCACCGACCGACTGCTCGATGCTCTCGCACGCGATGTTCCTCTGGTCTGCGGCATCGTCAACGTGACCCCGGATTCGTTCTCCGACGGCGGCCTGTACCTCGACACCGCTGCCGCGGTCGAACACGCCTTGACTCTGGTCGCCGAAGGCGCCGAACTCCTCGACGTCGGGGGCGAATCGACACGCCCCGGATCCCGCCCGCCGTCCGTTGCCGACGAGATCACGCGCGTCATCCCCGTCGTCGCGGAACTCGCCAGACGCACAACGGTTCCGATCTCCGTCGACACGTCGAGACCCGACGTGATGCGCGAGGCAGTCACGGCGGGCGCGTCGATGATCAACGATGTTCGCGCCCTGCGACTTCCGGGCGCCCTGCGCGCCGCCGCCGAGCTGGACGTGCCCGTGTGCCTGATGCACATGCGCGGCGATCCCGACACGATGCAGAATTCGCCGGAGTACGGCGAAGTCGTGACCGAGGTGCGCGGGTTCCTCCTCGACCGTGTCGCCGCCTGCCTCGACGCGGGAATTCCCCTCGAGCACATCATGGTCGACCCGGGCTTCGGATTCGGCAAAACCCTCACCCACAATCTCGCACTATTGTCCGAGCTCCGACAGATCACCGATCTCGGTGTTCCCGTGATGGCCGGACTGTCTCGCAAAGGCATGCTGGGCACCATCACCGGCCGCGGCGTCGACGACCGTCAGGCCGCCTCGGTTGCCGCAGCCATGATTGCCGCGCAGAACGGAGCCGCCGTCCTGCGTGTCCACGACGTCGCAGCGACCGTCGATGCCGTTGCTGTACTCACCTGTGTGCGCGGCGCCATGGTGCGACGTTGA
- a CDS encoding glycine cleavage system protein H, translating into MGDMQLPTGRMYTSSHSWLALTPGEALSDYPLRAGITATALDGLDIVGLDLPAVRSTVNAGAPCALIWSSSRTVVTMYAPLSGLVTLTNIAAIDDPQLVARDPHYSGWLFAILPFHTSSTKDLLAPAQYTDELSEAI; encoded by the coding sequence ATGGGAGATATGCAGTTGCCCACAGGTCGGATGTACACCTCATCGCACAGCTGGTTGGCGCTCACACCGGGAGAAGCCTTGTCGGACTACCCATTGAGAGCGGGCATCACTGCAACCGCTCTCGATGGTCTCGACATCGTGGGACTCGACCTTCCCGCAGTGCGGAGCACAGTGAACGCCGGCGCTCCGTGTGCACTGATCTGGTCGTCCTCGCGGACGGTGGTCACGATGTACGCTCCCCTCAGTGGCCTGGTCACGCTGACCAATATCGCTGCGATCGACGATCCTCAACTCGTAGCTCGCGACCCCCACTACTCGGGATGGTTGTTCGCCATCCTGCCCTTCCACACATCGTCCACGAAGGACTTGCTCGCTCCCGCTCAATACACCGATGAGCTCAGCGAAGCGATATGA
- a CDS encoding L-serine ammonia-lyase: MTISVFDLFSVGVGPSSSHTVGPMRAAARFISDLHTLGAFEDVVDVKVDLYGSLAATGAGHGTMSAVLLGLEGYRPEDIETDEMERRLEIMRSTRHISLGGSRDIALAEDEIILRPLTVLPFHPNGMTLTAYADENVELHKETYFSVGGGFVVTEAESIETTPASAGGLNYGSAKELLELCDRYECSISDLMLSIEHESRSTLEIHEQLLHIRDVMVECEQRGISRDGYLPGALRVRRRARDWFLRLDREDPYRAPEFAEDWVNLVALAINEENASGGRIVTAPTNGAAGIIPAVLHYAVHYTPAGRADPDKTAIQFLLTAGAIGSLYKERASISGAEVGCQGEVGSAASMAAAGLAEILGGTPEQVENAAEIAMEHSLGLTCDPIEGLVQIPCIERNAISAGKAINAARMALRGDGTHRVSLDQVIETMRSTGADMLSKYKETSTGGLAVNVPVNYVEC; encoded by the coding sequence ATGACCATTAGCGTGTTCGACCTGTTCTCCGTCGGTGTCGGTCCGTCGAGTTCGCACACCGTCGGTCCCATGCGAGCCGCCGCACGATTCATCTCCGACCTGCACACCCTCGGAGCATTCGAGGACGTCGTCGACGTGAAGGTAGACCTGTACGGTTCACTCGCGGCAACCGGTGCCGGACACGGCACGATGTCCGCGGTCCTACTCGGACTCGAGGGATACCGTCCCGAAGATATCGAGACCGACGAGATGGAACGCCGGCTCGAGATCATGCGCAGCACCCGCCACATTTCACTCGGCGGATCCCGTGACATCGCGCTCGCCGAGGATGAGATCATCCTGCGTCCATTGACCGTCCTGCCCTTCCACCCCAACGGAATGACCCTCACCGCCTACGCCGACGAGAACGTCGAACTACACAAGGAGACCTACTTCTCGGTGGGCGGTGGCTTCGTCGTCACCGAGGCCGAAAGCATCGAAACCACCCCCGCGTCGGCTGGCGGCTTGAATTACGGATCTGCGAAAGAACTTCTCGAACTCTGCGACCGCTACGAGTGCAGCATCAGCGACCTCATGCTCTCGATCGAGCACGAATCACGGTCCACCCTCGAAATACACGAACAGTTGCTACACATCCGAGATGTGATGGTCGAGTGCGAGCAGCGTGGTATCTCGCGCGACGGGTATTTGCCGGGTGCACTGAGGGTTCGCCGGCGCGCCCGCGACTGGTTTCTGCGACTGGACCGGGAGGATCCATATCGGGCACCAGAATTCGCCGAAGACTGGGTCAACCTTGTCGCCCTTGCGATCAACGAGGAGAACGCCTCCGGTGGCCGCATCGTCACAGCTCCCACGAATGGGGCGGCCGGAATCATCCCCGCTGTATTGCACTACGCCGTGCACTACACCCCAGCCGGCAGGGCCGACCCCGACAAGACCGCGATTCAATTCCTGCTCACTGCCGGGGCCATCGGCTCCCTGTACAAGGAACGGGCCTCTATTTCCGGCGCCGAGGTCGGTTGTCAGGGAGAGGTGGGCTCCGCCGCATCCATGGCGGCGGCCGGTCTGGCCGAAATCCTCGGCGGCACCCCGGAGCAAGTCGAGAATGCGGCCGAGATCGCAATGGAACATAGCCTTGGGTTGACCTGTGATCCCATCGAGGGCTTGGTCCAGATCCCGTGCATTGAACGTAACGCCATTTCTGCGGGTAAGGCCATCAACGCTGCGCGGATGGCGCTGCGCGGCGACGGTACTCACCGAGTCAGCCTCGACCAGGTGATCGAGACGATGCGCTCGACCGGCGCTGACATGCTCTCGAAGTACAAAGAAACCTCTACCGGTGGGCTCGCGGTCAACGTTCCAGTCAACTACGTCGAGTGCTGA